The following nucleotide sequence is from Schistocerca serialis cubense isolate TAMUIC-IGC-003099 chromosome 4, iqSchSeri2.2, whole genome shotgun sequence.
gccgtaatttttcccgagggcatggagcttcactgtatgattaaatgatcatggcgtccttttgggtaaaatattccggaggtaaaatagtcctccattcggatctccgggcggggactactcaagaggatgtcgttatcaggagaaagaaaactggcgttctacggatcggagcgtggaatgtcagatcccttaatcgggcaggtaggttagaaaatttaaaaaggaaatggataggttgaagttcggtatagtgggaactagtgaagttcggtggcaggagggacaagaaatttggtcaggtaaatacagggttataaatacaaaatcaaatgggggtaatgagggagtaggtttaataatgaataaaaaaataggagtgcaggtaagctactaccaacagcatagtgaacgcattattgtggccaagatagacacgaagcccatgcctactacagtagtacaaatttatataccaactagctctgcagatgatgaagaaactgatgaaatgtatgataagatatgagaagttattcaggtagggaagggagacgaaaatttaacagtcatgtgtgactggaattcgagagtaggaaaagggagagaaggaaacatagtgggtgaatatggattgggggagagaaatgaaagtggaagccatctggtagaattttgcacagagcataacttaatcatagctaacacttggttcaagaattgtaaaagaaggttgtatacatggaagaatcctggaggtactagaaggtatcagatagattatataatggtaagacagagatttacgaaccaggttttaaattgtaagacatttccaggggtagatgtggactctgaccacaatctattggttattaactgtagaataaaactgaagaaactacaataaggtgggaatttaaggagatgggacctggataaactgaaagaaccagaggttgtacagggtttcagtgagagcataagggaacaattgacaggagtggaggaaaggaatacactagaagaagaatgggtagctctgagggatgaagtagtgaaggcagcagaggatcaagtaggtaaaaagacgagggctagtaaaatccttgagtaacagaagaaatattgaatttaattgaagaaaggagaaaatataaaaacgcagtaaatgaagcaggcaaaatggaatacaaacgtctcaaaaatgagatcgacagaaagtgaaaaatggcaaagtagggatggctagaggacaaatgtaaggatgtagaggcttgtctcactaggggtaagatagatactgcctacaggaaaattaaagagacctttggagaaaagagagccacttgtatgaatatcaagagctcagatggaaacccagttctaagcaaagaagggaatgcagaaaggtgtaaggagtatatagagggtctatacaagggcgatgtacttgaggacaacattatggaaatagaagaggatgtagatgaagatgcaatgggagatacaatactgcgtgaagagtttgacagagcactgaaagacgtgagtcgaaagaaggccccaggagtagacaacattccattggaactactgactgccttgggtgagccagtcctgacaaaactctaccatctggtgagctagatgtatgagacaggcaaaatacccacaaacttcaagaagaatataataattccaatcccagagaaagcaggtgttgacagatgtgaaaattaccgaaccatcagtttaataagtcatagctgcaaaatactaacgcgaattatttacagacgaatggaaaaactggtagaagccaacctcggtgaagatcagtttggattccgcagaaatgttggaacacgtgaggcaatactgaccgtacgacttttcgtagaaaatagattaaggaaaggcaaacctacatttctagcatttgtggacttagagaaagcttttgacaatgttgactggaatactctctttcaacttctaaaggtggcgggggtaaaatacagggagcgaatggctatttacaatttgtacagaaaccagatggcagttataagagtcgaggggcaggaaagggaagcagtggttggtaagggagtgagacagggttgtagcctgtccccgatgttattcaatctgtatattgagcaagcagtaaaggaaagaaaagaaaaattcggagtaggtattaatctccatggagaagaaataaaaaccttgaggttcgccgatgacattgtaattctgtcaaagacagcaaatcccttggaagagcagttgaacggaatggacagtgtcttgaaaggaggatataagatgaacatcaacaaaagcaaaacgaggataatggaatatagtcgaattatgtcgggtgatgctgagagaattagattaggaaatgagttttgctatttggggagcaaaataactgatgatggtcgatgtagagaggatataaaatgtagactggcaatggcaaggaaagcatttctgaagtattgatttaaatgtcaggaaatcgtttctgaaagtatttgtatggagtgtagccgtgtatggaagtgaaacatggacgataaatagtttggacaagaagggaatagaagctttcgaaatgtggtgctacagaagaatgctgaagattagatgggaagatcacataactaatgaggaggtattgaatagaattggggagaagaggagtttgtggcacaacttgacaagaagaagggaccggttggtaggacatgttctgaggcatcaagggatcacaaatttagcattggaggggagcgtggagggtaaaaatcgtagaaggagaccaagagatgaatacactaaacagattcagaaggatgtaggttgcagtaagtactgggagatgaagaagcttgcacaggatagagtagcatggagagctgcatcaaaccagtctcaggagtgaagacaacaacaacaacaacaacaacaatgttctttCGTGTTAAAAACATTAAGATAATTTTTCTTAAATGAGAGGCGCGCGTTTTCTGCAGGTTTTGTAAATTTTCAGGTGGTTTTCTTTCTGCGAACAATTTTGATTTTTGCTCACAGTACATGACATGTGAGGGTGGTTCCTGGCTTTGTGAAGACATGGACACTACACGTAGCCACTCCGTGAACACATTAGTGTAATTCTTAGAGTAACCACTATATATCCtagtaatttttgtaaattatatGATAGTTTTTTGTCCAAGCCCGCTACGTTTACGATCACGTGTTCAGTTTGTGATTTGTTTCGATAAAAACTCAATACTTAATTATTTTGAATGATACTGGCCTTCAGACATTCCTGTCGTGTTAAACCCGTTGCTTTTGCCGTAATATTTCCGATGAGAGAAGCGTCTTTGCTCACATCCGCCAACTATCGCTGGAATTGGCTGAGCCGCGTCGGCACAGATCACGCCAATTGCTCTGGACTCGCACTTCAAATCGGTTTACCAACTGATAAGTTGGATAGCGTGTAATTCCTTTGGTCCGTTCTTTGATTTAGCATATGGAACCCTGAAACAGCAGCGCATTGCGTAGCCTACCTGGTTTCTCGCATCTGCTATTTGTGTAGCCAATAGAATAGCGGCGCCTTgagtaaatttgtgtgtgtgtgtgtgtgtgtgtatgtttgtgtatgtagCATGTTTTAAGTGAAGTTGTCGGTTTGGTTAAACAGAGAGGAGAATGTAATCCCATCAACTTCCGCAGATCGTGGCCCAAAGATATATGAAATAAGAGACCATCTGGATAgttcatttagatttttgtatagAGTCAAatgtacttgttttgtaaataaagccGCCTTTTCTTCCTGCAGCTTGATTTATTTTTCCCACTCGCGTTTCGCccttttcttgttctaaggcatcatcagttggCTCTACaataatacagttttgttatttttacaaaacagttcacgtcgcgactTCTTGTGTAAAGAAGTAATTACTTACGGTTTACTGTGATGTGCATTTCCTCTCATttagtctggaggtcgcactaccactttattaccgacACATAAGCAGAATTTTGTATCCCCAACTTTTTCCCACTATTGAAGTAGATTCGTAAGTTGAACAAGTCAGTGACGTGTTGGTCCGCTTGTGGAGCTAATGCAAGCAGTTagtcggcttggcactgactgacagagttgcATGACGTTCTTttgatggatatcgtgccaaattctgcctaaCTGACGTCTTAGttggtcaaaatcccgagctgggtctagggccctgcccatgatgctccaaacgttcttagttGGGGAGAGATTCAGAGACCTTGCAGGCCAAGTTAGGGtttagcaagcatgaagacaagcaaactctcgccgtttgcagaaggacattatgttgctgaaatgtaagcccaggatgccttgccataaagggcaacaaaatcgAGTGTATTAGGGGTTGACGTTCCACTGTTCTACAAGGGTGTCGTGGATTACAGCCAAAAGGGTCCTtctttgaaatgaaatggcaccccagacgatCACTTCTGGCCACCGGGCTGGATGGCGAGTGGCAGTCAGGTTGGTGTACCACCGCACCAGAGCATCTCTGGACACGTATTCGGCCTGGTATAGCAGTGAGTGGAGTAGAATAGTCTTCGGTGATAGGTTCCGCTTCGAAATAAGCCCCGATGACCTGTGATGAATATATTCTAGTTCAAATCAGATAGGAATACTGCAACGACATTTAGTTAGGTTTACAAtgcagtgtctagaaaggaggaccTTCCACTAGCAGATTTCCAAAGTTGTGTTCGTAATTTCATATTACTCATTTATATTTTACTGATTGCATCCACATGGTGTAGCTCTTCTGCTTCATGGAATTTACTACTTCTTGAATTACAACTGGAGGTTTCTGTTTCTAGTTTCTAATCTAACAACTCGATATTACTAAGATTACTAAGTTTCAACCCCTTCTGACAATCCAGTAAGTAGCAGTGAACATATTCACACGTAGCTCAGCCAGAAAAAGACCAATGTCATAGATTAAGCGAAAACAAATACAggacggtcagaaacagtctgaaaagtttataAGGGTGATTAAGGGAACGCTATGTTGAGAAATTATTGTGAAggaaaaaaatttgatacgttgcaCCATTTCTGTGCTATTTAGCTTGAATTCAGCCAGTCAGGTCGCGGgcgcaaattcaagcagtctgCCAGGGACGGTGTTACCAAACgtgaaacgtgttcttcgtttagcTTCCTCAAACCGACCGAACATAGCTTTTGCTCATCTTGTTTTAATTTGTCACTtctgaaaaaggcacattttaactggtaatgagaacTTGAACATGTAACTCATGGGCACACAGATGCCTGAGCGTTATCGCGTTTTAACATGTACAAGTGCTTGAATTTCAAGTGCTTGAAAGCCAGCAGCTGTGGCCGCGCCGTTCTAGACGCTtcggtctagaaccgcgcgatcgctacggtcggaggttcgaatcatgccttgggcataactgtgtgtgatgtccttaggttagttaggtttaagtagttctaagttctaggggactgatgacctctgatgttaagtcccatactgctcagagccatttgaacctttttttttttttttttttttttttttgaaaaaagtgcTTGAATGttctcattggctaacttcaacgccaacaagggaacctccccatcgcacccccctcagatttagttataacttggcacagtggataggccttgataaactgaacacaggtcaattgagaaaacaggaagaagttgtgtggaactgtaaaaaaataagcaaaatatacaaactgagtagtccatgggctacataggcaacatcaaggaaaaggtGAGATCAGAagttccgtggtcccgtggtagcgttagcagctgcagaaagagagatccttggttgaagtcttcctacgagtgaaaattttactttctttatttttgcatagttattatctgtgcgctcgttcattgacgtctctgttcactgtaataagtttagcgtctgtgttttgcgaccgcatcgcaaaaccgtgcgattagtagacgaaaggacgtgcctcttcaatcggaaccgaaaacattttatcgcaaggtcataggtcaaacgattcctccacggaaaacacatctgatatattctatacgacactggtgacggcatgtgcgtcacatgaaaggaatatgttgtcgacccacctaacttgtacacttggcgaatgggtaaaaagattcttctacctcacccgatttaggttttcttgtggatgtgataatcactcccaaaaaagtgatgaaaacataagagtttgtcacataaactgaaaataaaaaattaaagttttcactcgatggaagatttgaaccatggacctttcgttccggagctgctcacgttaccacgagaccacggcgctcccgtgGTCcttgtgtccttgatgttgcctatctacccatgaactaatcagtttgtatattttgcttattttttcacagttccacacaacttcttcctgttttctcaattgatctgtgttcagtttttcaaggcctatccactgtgccaacttataactaaatctgaggggggtgcgatggggaggttcccttgtaagtaattcgTAAATGGCATGAAGTATCAAATTattttctgaacagttatttcttagcacaaaCTCTATGCTGCACCCTTCACGCTCTTCACACTCTTTCTGACCAACCTATATATTGTACTTCAAATCAAGGGATATTATTTTTGAATGAGGTGAAAGTAAATCATTTCTCTGTAATGTACATGTTTTATTTACAGCACGAATGTTTGTACAGTTCTGAAATGTTCTGCAAGAACTCTTCAGAGCAGGACAGTTCAGAGGATCAGACCGTTGCGGGCCTTAGCCTGCAGGTGGGCGACGGCGTCGGCCACCTTGCCAGCAGCCACCTCAGGGGTGTCCAGAGGCACGCCATTGGGGCCGATCACAATGTTGGCAGGCCCGTACGCGGCGTACCCAGGGTGGACGGCGGAGTAGGCCACGGCGGGGGCGGCAGCATAGCGGAGGGCCGGGGCGGCGATGGCGTGGGCGGCAATGGTCCTGGCGTCGATgacagcgggggcggcggcggcgatggcgggGGCGGAGATAGCGGGGGCGGCGGCAACGATGGCGGCGCTGTTGACGATGGCGTCACGAGCGCGCGTCTCAGCCACGGCGTTCAGGTGGGCTGCCTTGGAGGCGGCCACCTCAGGGGTGTCCAGGGGGACGCCGTCGGCTCCGAGCACGATGTTGGCAGGGCCATAGGCCGCGTATCCGGCGTGGATGGGGGCGGCGACCACGGCGGGGGCAGCGCTGTAGGCCAGCGCAGGAGCAGCACCGTAGGCCAGAGCGGGGGCTGCGGCGATAGCGGGGGCGGCGGCGATGGCGCGAGCTGCTCCCAGGTAGCCGGGCTTAGCGAGGGCCACGGCCATGATGGCGCTCAGGACGACCTGCAAACGTTGAGATTTCACTCTTTCTTTCCACTGAGTTTTGAAGACACTGTCGAACTCATTAAGAATTTCATATGAATAACTCAAGTGTTAAAGGAAACCCTGTTCCACACATTGCAGTCATTTCTGTTGTGCCTTTAATAAACTATATTTGTTATAGACCTTTATTTTTCCCTTTTCTATCTACTTTTATGTCTTAATTTTCAAGCTAAATGCCTCTAGGTGTTAACATTTTTGGGCTACATTTCTTTTATCCTCTACTAGTTCTCAGACGAACATATGCTGTTGCCGTGTTGTGTGACCATGCTGGTGACTCAAGCGTATACTGAAAACCTGCAGACCACATACAATAGGTGTCAGTCAGCCCTGGCTACTACATTTTAGCAACTTCTCCCCTCTTCCCATGTGTAAGGACCGATGCAGCACTTCTGGCGGTGAATTCCAAATCTGGAATTATGCGTGTAAATAATCTAGATAACTAGCTCACTTTTGAAAGATAAGCAGAATGCTCAACTTAAACAATTGCTGTTGAACAGCACAATGTAATacaatttgatgttgataagacATACTGCGCTACCCTAATGCTATCTAAGCAATACAATCTATAGTACAATGACATAAGTCTTGGTGTCATCGCACTTCTCATGTACAAGAGTTGGAGTAGTTTGATATAGTAATAGCAATGGAATAACAATTATGAAAAGTAGTCATATTTTCTATAATATTTTCTGGAACCATTCGACAGACAGCTAAGCGAAAATATCACACGTTCTTTGGAAACATCATGAAACTGTAATCTTACCACTTTTCAATTATCAACAGATCACTGGAGGTTCCTTCCAGCAAATAACGTGTGACATGAGCCTGAAATTCTTCCTCCTTTTTTATACTCACTGTTGAACTAGTATCTTGGCAGAAGATTGTAACTGAAATCAGAATCCGTTAGAGTTATACACAGGACACACTGACCACAGTAAGCAAGGCGGACAAAAACGAAAAAGAATGAGACGAAAGTAATTAAGCAGTGTAATCCATTTCAGCAGCTACTTCGGCCGTTCTATAATGGCATGTACAGGGAACAAAAATCATTAATAACGGAAAAGCAGACTGGtctcacgttgtttaaatatcgaGCTGccatcttgtatcttcttacaaCACACTGAATgataaaatgacagtggacagagaACGAGACCGGACACATCTTACATATAACATCGACAAAACGGAAGAGAACGACTAACTTCTTTAACAGATTACAATGaattgaacacccttagctgcttacaggcgttgacatacgtcaacggggacagatgaatatgtgtgccccgaccgggactcgaacccgggatctcctgctcacacggcagacgctctatccatctttttttttttttatatatatagttcgttgcgtttggtctgtgcggacgtcacgagacatccgttcaagttgatccttgattccttgactcagttttttttttttttttttttttttccatctgagccaccgaggacacagaggatagcgcgactgcagggatctatctctggcacgcttcccgcgaaacccacattctcaacgtattgtcccgcactacattcgtagtgccccccacccattatactcattactcccggcgcgttgccgattcccgtaatagttcgggcactgtttgtgcattcgcacagaagaagaagatggtcaagtggccggtgagccttaactatatatatatatatatatatatatatatatatatatatatatatatatatatatatataaagatggtatctgttctttcggacatcaccgaaagaacagataccatcttagtatatatattctCTAACAGATGTTATGCATTGTGAAAAACTTAAACTCGTTGGCATTAGCCTGAAGTATTATGTTACTAGATGTTTATCTCCACGATGAAACCTCGCGATGTCAGCTGATAAACTATTATGTCTTCAACCAAAATTTCACGGTCTTTCCAACACCCCATCTTCCTGCGTTGTTCTAGGAGCTTGTCAGGAGTCGCCGGCGTAACTCCTTCCTTACAAGAATCCAGTACTACGTCTGAAGAAAATGAAGAGGAAAGCTGACGAAACGTTCGTTCAAGACGAAGCCGTTAACGAACGCGAGAACCGGCTCCCAGCACGAGTGCCTACCGACGCTGCCGCAGCAGGTGTGGAGACCACTCACCAGGACCTTCATGCTGCTGTGGGTGCGGGATGCGCGGCGCTACAGCTGAACTGTGCCGATTCGGCGCCGGCCTGCGTATATATAGGAGGGCCGGCTGCCCGTGAAAGTTGCCGGCTGGCGCGTCCTTCCGTCGACCGGACCGGACCCGCCCGCACGCACTTGCGTGTGACCTCACGCCCCTGGGGCCTCCTCCAGCAGGCGTGTACGTGAGCCACCAACCAGGGCGTTGCCAGCTGGCTTTTTTTTTTACCCCAAACTGAGCAATTGGTTTTTCAAGGACTCTCACTGTTGCCAACCGTTCACCGACGTTTCCTTTTAATGCAAGACTGGGACAGCTTCCTTTAGATCGTCGGGCCTCTGTTGCTACTTTCGTACACTGAGTGTTATAGTGCAGAGAAGAACTCAATAACTTTTTatttgggggagggagaggggcgtTCATCAGTCTTGCAGTTGGTTCTACGGGTTTGGcattaattcctctcctgtgctaacataTTCGTATCAGAGTGGTACATACACCTTACCTTCTCAATCATTTGCTTCATGTATTCCAGTCTCAGTCCTTCccttgtccgctcccggtagctgagtggtaacatgtatgtcagcaaaggttgtaagtctgacattagaaaaaaaagttcagtggatagagttaaaaaaaaaaagaagaaaaagaaaaaaagagcaggaaaaaaagtggtcagcgtgacagactgtcaattcaAAGGGCCTgctttcgattcccgactgggtcggagattttctctgctcggggactgggtgttgtgttgtcctaatcatcatcaccatttcatccccatcgacgcgcaggtcgccgaaatggcgtcaactcgaaagatctacaccaggcgaacggtctacccgacgggaggccctagccacacaacattattattattagtcttcCCCTTTACTTTTTacactctgcagctccctctagtacgatggagtCTGGGCCCTggtgtcttaacacgtgtcctgttgtcctgtctcttcctcttgtccgtgttttccatatgttcctgtaTCCctaattctgcagagaacttccgtattccttatcttatcagtccatccaattttcaatatacagggtgatatcttgggttgtcgggtacgacgctgatatccggcagaacacccgacaacccaagatgtcattagatcgccgggaaagcctgaagagttacatacagggtgattatagttaaagttaaactttcaaaccgctgtagaaatatcaccactggtcagaatgacaacaaattgcaaaatggttcaaatggctctgagcactatgggacttaacatcagaggtcatcagtcccctagaacttagaactacttaaacctaactaacctaaggacatcacacacatccatgcccgaggcaggattcgaacctgcgatcgtagcggtcgcgcagtgccagactgaagcgcctagaaccttgagAATGGCATATGGCCCGATACGCCACCAGCATAACAGCataagaaagtttggaaaaaaaaattgattgaCAGACTTCCTTACCTTTTGGTACATATCtccaagaaagagagagagggaaggttatacactcctggaaatggaaaaaagaacacattgacaccggtgtgtcagacccaccatacttgctccggacactgcgagagggctgtacaagcaatgatcacacgcacggcacagcggacacaccaggaaccgcggtgttagccgtcgaatggcgctagctgcgcaacatttgtgcaccgccgccgtcagtgtcagccagtttgccgtggcatacggagctccatcgcagtctttaacactggtagcatgccgcgacagcgtggacatgaaccgtatgtgcagttgacggactttgagcgagggcgtatagtgggcatgcgggaggccgggtggacgtaccgccgaattgctcaacacgtggggcgtgaggtctccacagtgcatcgatgttgtcgccagtggtcggcggaaggtgcacgtgcccgtcgacctgggaccggacccagcgacgcacggatgcacgccaagaccgtaggatcctacgcagtgccgtaggggaccgcaccgccacttcccagcaaattagggacactgttgctcctggggtatcggcgaggaccattcgcaaccgtctccatgaagctgggctacggtcccgcacaccgttaggccgtcttccgctcacgccccaacatcgtgcagcccgcctccagtggtgtcgcgacaggcgtgaatggagggacgaatggagacgtgtcgtcttcagcgatgagagtcgcttctgccttggtgccaatgacggtcgtatgcgtgtttggcgccgtgcaggtgagcgctacaatcaggactgcatacgaccgaggcacacagggccaacacccggcatcatggtgtggggagcgatctcctacactggccgtacaccactggtgatcgtcgaggggacactgaatagtgcacggtacatccaaaccgtcatcgaacccatcgttctaccattc
It contains:
- the LOC126473620 gene encoding cuticle protein 18.7-like isoform X2; translation: MKVLVVLSAIMAVALAKPGYLGAARAIAAAPAIAAAPALAYGAAPALAYSAAPAVVAAPIHAGYAAYGPANIVLGADGVPLDTPEVAASKAAHLNAVAETRARDAIVNSAAIVAAAPAISAPAIAAAAPAVIDARTIAAHAIAAPALRYAAAPAVAYSAVHPGYAAYGPANIVIGPNGVPLDTPEVAAGKVADAVAHLQAKARNGLIL